A window of Streptomyces sp. NBC_01142 genomic DNA:
CCAGACGTACGAGCCGGTCGACCGCGACCAGCTGATGTACTACAAGGAGGCCAAGGACGGCCAGATCCTCAACGAGGGGATCACCGAGGCCGGCGCGATGGCCGACTTCATCGCCGCGTCGACGTCGTACGCGACGCACGGCGAGCCGATGATCCCCTTCTACATCTTCTACTCGATGTTCGGCTGGCAGCGCACGGCCGACCAGATGTGGCAGCTCGCCGACCAGCTCGGCAGGGGCTTCATCGTCGGCGCGACCGCCGGCCGTACGACCCTGACCGGTGAGGGCCTCCAGCACGCGGACGGCCACTCCCATCTGATCGCGTCCACGAACCCGGCGTCGCTCAACTACGACCCGGCCTTCGCATACGAGATCGCCGTCATCGTCAAGGACGGTCTGCGCCGGATGTACGGCCCCGAGGCCGAGAACGTCTTCTACTACCTGACGGTCTACAACGAGCCGAAGCCGCAGCCCGCGATGCCGGAAGGTGTCGAGGAAGGCATCGTGCGCGGTCTCTACCGCTTCAAGGAGGGCGTGCCTGCCGCCGCGGACGCCCCGCGTCTGCAGCTGCTGGCCTCCGGCACGGCGATCCACTGGGCCCTCGAGGCGCAGGAACTGCTGGCAGCCGACTGGGGCGTGACCGCCGACGTATGGTCCGCGACCTCGTGGGGCGAGCTGCGCCGTGACGCGCTGGAGTGCGACGAGGCGCTGCTGCGCGGCGAGCAGCGCACGCCGTACGTCACCCGGGCGCTCGAGGGCGCTCCGGGCCCGGTCCTCGCGGTCAGTGACTGGATGCGTCAGGTCCCGGACCAGATCAGTCAGTGGGTCGAGCAGGACTACTCCTCGCTCGGTACGGACGGCTTCGGTCTCTCCGACACGCGTGACGCGGCCCGCCGCCACTTCGGCGTCGACGCCCAGTCGATCACGGTCGCGGCGCTGGCCCAGCTGGCCCGTCGCGGCGAGGTCCCGGTGTCTGCCGTGAAGGAAGCGCGCGAGCGCTACGGCCTCTGAGGCCGGTCGATGCACGAGTGACGTCGGTCGATGCACGACAGACCCCCGGTGGCCGCGCGGCCACCGGGGGTCTGTCGTGGGTGATCCTTGACCCTGACACCGTGTGAAGCCGTGGAGTAGGAGGCGTCATGTTCACCATCGGAGACTTCGCCAGGCACGGCCGTGTGTCGGCCCGCATGCTGCGTCACTACGACGCGATCGGGCTGCTGCGTCCCGTCCGCACCGACCCGTTCAGCGGCTACCGCTACTACACGGCGGCCCAGCTCGCCCAGCTCAACCGTGTCATCGCCCTGAAGGATCTCGGCTTCACGCTGCAACAGGTGCAGGAGATCCTCGAGGAGAAGGTGAGCACGGAGGAGCTGCGCGGGATGCTCGTCCTGCGACGGGCGGAGCTGGAGGAGGCGATGGCCGCGGCGGCCGCCAGGCTGGCCCAGGTCGAGGCGAGGCTCCGGTCGATCGAGAGCGAGGGGCACATGCCCACCCAGGATGTCATCGTCAAGAGCATTCCCGCGGTTCGAGTGGCCGAACTGACCGCCACCGCGGCCGGTTACGGACCCGAGCACATCGGCCCCGTCATCAGCCCTCTGTACGACGAGCTGTTCCGGCGGCTCGAGGCGGCGGGCGTGGCCCCGACGGGCCCCGGCATCGCCTACTACGAGGATGCGCCCGGGGGCGACGGCGCGATCCTGGTGCACGCGGGGGTGACGGTCTCGGCCGGCCCCCGGCCCGGCCTCGACTTCGAGATCGTCGACCTGCCGGCCGTCGAGCGGGCCGCGACGATCGTGCACCGCGGCCCGATGGACGCGATCATGCCCACGGCCCACGCTCTGGCCCACTGGATCGACGCGGGAGGCCACAGCTCGGCGGGGTACGCCCGGGAGGTCAATCTGGAGTGCCCGGCGGACCGCGAGAAGTGGGTGACCGAGCTTCAGGAGCCCCTGGCCTGAGCCCGGCCGCGCGCCTGCCCTCCGGCATCATGGGGCCATGCGCGCTGCCCGGCTGATCAAGATGGTTCTGCTCCTCCAGGCGCGGCCCTCGATGACCGGGGCCGAGCTGGCCCAGGAACTCGAAGTCTCCGAGCGCACCATCACCCGGGACGCCCTGGCGCTCTCGGAGGCAGGAGTTCCGGTCTACGCGGACCGGGGGCGGGCCGGCGGATACCGCCTCATCGGGGGCTACCGGACCCGGCTGACCGGGCTCGGGCGCAGTGAGGCGGAGGCCCTCTTCCTCTCCGGTCTCCCGGGCGCACTGCGGGAGATGGGCCTCGAGGACGCAGCGTCCGCGGCACGCCTGAAGGTGTCCGCGGCGCTGCTGCCCTCGCTCAAGGACGCGTCCGACTCCGCGGCCCAGCGGTTTCATCTGGATGCACCGGGCTGGTACCAGGAGCCCGAGACGCCCGACCTGTTGCCGGCCATCGCCGAGGCGGTGTGGGACGACCGGCTGCTGCGCGCCCGCTACCGGCGCCGGGACACCGAGGTGGAGCGGGAGTTGGCTCCGTACGGCCTCGTGCTCAAAGCGGGCGTCTGGTACCTGTGCGCCCGCGCCGACGGCGGCACCGGCACGGCCCGGGTCTACCGGATCGACCGCTTCACCGCCGTCTCGCTGTGCGAGGAGCAGTTCGTACGGGACGAGGACTTCGACCTCCCCTCCTTCTGGGAGGAGCGCGCGGCCCAGTTCACGCGCTCCCTTCTCCGTACGGAGGTGGTGGTGCGCCTCTCGGAGGCGGGCGCACGCCGACTCCCGTACGCCGCCGACCGCGCGGCCGCCCGCGCGGCGCTGGACGCGGCCGGCCCGCCGGACGAACGGGGCCGGGTGACGGTCACTCTGCCGGTGGAGTCCCTGGACGTGGCGTACACCCAGCTCTTCGGCCTGGGGCCGGAGTTGGAGATCCTTGAGCCGTCCGGGCTGCGCGAACGTTTCGCCGCGGCCGCCGCGCGCATGCGCGCGCTCTACGACTGAAGCCGGGGCGGCATCGGCACCCGGGCCCGGGCGGCCCGGGCCGCGGGCCCCTGGCCGGTCCTGCGGCACCCTGGCCCGCGGCGCCCTGGCCCGGCACGCGCACTGCATCGCACCGCCACGCGCACCGCACAGGCACGCGCACCGCACTGCATCGCACCGCACCCGCACCCGCACCCGCACCGGGCGTCAGTTCACCAGCACTCGTCCTACCGGTACTCGTCGATCGAGGGCTCCGCCCCCGCCGACTCCTGAGCCATGAAGGTCCAGACGTCCGGCCGGCTGCCGTCCGTGTCCGTGAAGCCGTACTCCTTCGCCAGCTGCCCGCTGTGCAGCGACTGCCCGTTCCAACGCGCCCGCTCCGGGTCGGCGGCGAGTGCCGCGACCGCCCGGCCCGTATAGACCGGCGACTCGGAGAGCGCCCAGTGCTTCTGCTTCGCGATCCCCTCGCGCCAGGTCTCCTCCGTGAGGCCGAAGATGTCGAGCATCTCCTCGGAGCGGATGAAGCCCGGGCTCACCGCCACCGCGGTGCCGCCCACGCTCTTCAGTTCCTCGCCCAGAATGAAGGCCATCCGGATCGGGGCGTTCTTGGCGAGGTCGTAGTAGAAGTTCTCGCGGAACCCCTTGTTCGACTCTGCCGTGCCGTCCGTGACCTCGACGACCAGCCCGCCGGGCTGCCGCACCAGCAGAGGCAGCGCGAGGCTGCTGGTGATGATGTGGCTCTTCGCGCCGAGCTCGAGCATCCGCAGCCCGCGGTCCAGGTCGATGTCCCACATCCTGGTGTTGAAGTCGAGCAGGTGGTTGCCGCCCCAGACGTCGTTGACCAGGACGTCGAGCCGGCCGTGGTCCCTCTCGATCCGCTCGACCAGCGCCCGCACCTGCTCGGGCTCCAGATGGTCCGTCGGCACGGCGATGCCCTCGCCGCCCGCCGCCGTGACCAGCTCCGCCGTCTCCTCGATGGTCTCCGTCGCCCGGCCGACCTCGCTGACCCGGTCGCGGGTGGTCCGTCCCGTCGCATACACGGTCGCGCCCGCGGCGCCCAGCTGTACGGCGATGGCGCGGCCCGCGCCCCGCGTGGCTCCCGCGACCAGTACGACTCTGCCTGCGAGGGGTGTGTCCGTTGTGTCCGTCGTCATACGCCGACCGTCGCACGGATACCCGACATCCTCTGTCCACCATTCGAAAGAGTCAGCATTTCGGCGGCTCCGCGTGCGCCGCCCCCCGCCAACCAGGATGCTTGACCCGTGATGGACGAGACGGAGTTCTGGGAGATCATCGACAGCACCCGCGCGGCCGCCGAGGGCGACCCCGAGGACCACGCCGAGCTGCTGGTCGAGCGGCTGCTGCAGCTCGACCCCGACTCCGTGCTGGATTTCGCCCGGCACTTCGAGTCCCGCTACAACCGCGCGTACACCTGGGATCTGTGGGGGGCGGCCGCCGTGCTGCTCGCCGGCGCCAGCGACGATGCCTTCGACTACTTCCGCTGCTGGCTGATCGGGCAGGGCCGGGA
This region includes:
- a CDS encoding MerR family transcriptional regulator encodes the protein MFTIGDFARHGRVSARMLRHYDAIGLLRPVRTDPFSGYRYYTAAQLAQLNRVIALKDLGFTLQQVQEILEEKVSTEELRGMLVLRRAELEEAMAAAAARLAQVEARLRSIESEGHMPTQDVIVKSIPAVRVAELTATAAGYGPEHIGPVISPLYDELFRRLEAAGVAPTGPGIAYYEDAPGGDGAILVHAGVTVSAGPRPGLDFEIVDLPAVERAATIVHRGPMDAIMPTAHALAHWIDAGGHSSAGYAREVNLECPADREKWVTELQEPLA
- a CDS encoding YafY family protein produces the protein MRAARLIKMVLLLQARPSMTGAELAQELEVSERTITRDALALSEAGVPVYADRGRAGGYRLIGGYRTRLTGLGRSEAEALFLSGLPGALREMGLEDAASAARLKVSAALLPSLKDASDSAAQRFHLDAPGWYQEPETPDLLPAIAEAVWDDRLLRARYRRRDTEVERELAPYGLVLKAGVWYLCARADGGTGTARVYRIDRFTAVSLCEEQFVRDEDFDLPSFWEERAAQFTRSLLRTEVVVRLSEAGARRLPYAADRAAARAALDAAGPPDERGRVTVTLPVESLDVAYTQLFGLGPELEILEPSGLRERFAAAAARMRALYD
- a CDS encoding SDR family oxidoreductase, whose translation is MTTDTTDTPLAGRVVLVAGATRGAGRAIAVQLGAAGATVYATGRTTRDRVSEVGRATETIEETAELVTAAGGEGIAVPTDHLEPEQVRALVERIERDHGRLDVLVNDVWGGNHLLDFNTRMWDIDLDRGLRMLELGAKSHIITSSLALPLLVRQPGGLVVEVTDGTAESNKGFRENFYYDLAKNAPIRMAFILGEELKSVGGTAVAVSPGFIRSEEMLDIFGLTEETWREGIAKQKHWALSESPVYTGRAVAALAADPERARWNGQSLHSGQLAKEYGFTDTDGSRPDVWTFMAQESAGAEPSIDEYR